The sequence below is a genomic window from Deltaproteobacteria bacterium HGW-Deltaproteobacteria-6.
TTGGCATTGGTACGGATGAAGCTCAGGGCCGCTGAAACCGATTCCTTCATGACGTCCCCCAGCTGACCGGTCAGCGTCAAACCTTTTCTGCCTTTCATGGCTGTGGCTTCAATAAAGAGCATATCGCCGCCCACCGGCGTCCAGGCAAGCCCAATGGCAATACCGGGCCGGGTAATCCGCCAATCGAGATCCGTCGGAACACGCACCGGTCCCAGATATTTGTGGATGTCCTGATCGGTCACCGTCTTCGTCTTCAGGTGGCCTTCGGCAATCTGCGCCGCGACGCCCCGGCAGGCATTCGCGATTTCACGCTCCAGGTTGCGGACCCCCGCCTCCCGCGTGTATCCGGTGATAATCGTGGAAAGCGCCCTGGTCGTAAGCCTGAACTGCGAAGCGGTCAGTCCGTTCTCATTCAGTTGCCGCGGTATCAGATATTTCTCGGCAATCTTCGCTTTCTCTTCCTGTGTGTAGCCGGTGAGCTCAATGACTTCCAGCCGGTCGAGCAGAGGCGGCGGAATCGTATCGAGCATATTAGCCGTCGCGATGAACAAGACCTTGGACAAATCGAAAGGCACATCCAGGTAATGGTCGGTAAAGCTGTTGTTCTGCTGCGGGTCCAGAACCTCCAAGAGCGCGGAGGAAGGATCGCCGCGAAAATCGCTGCCGAGCTTATCGATTTCATCCAGCATGAACACGGGGTTATTGGATTCCGCGCGTCTCAGCGCCTGAATAATGCGGCCCGGCAGAGCGCCGATATAGGTGCGCCGATGCCCGCGGATTTCCGCCTCGTCGCGCACGCCGCCCAGCGCAATGCGCACAAACTTGCGCCCGAGTGACCGCGCGATGGAATGACCGAGCGATGTTTTGCCCGTGCCGGGAGGCCCGACAAAACAAAGGATCGGCCCCTTGGAATCCGGTTTCAGTTTGCGCACGGCCAGATATTCAATGATGCGCTTCTTCGGTTTATTAAGCCCGTAATGGTCTTCATCCAGAATCTGACGCGCCTTGGTGATATCCAGATTGTCCGTGGTGGCCACATGCCAGGGCAGCGCCGTCACCCAGTCCAGATAGGTCGACGAAACCGTGTATTCCGCCGAGGACGGGTGCATGCGCGATAATCGTTCCAGCTCCCGCGTGGCCTCTTTCTGAGCTTCCTCAGGCAGATGGGCGTCCTCGATTTTCTTGCGATACTCATCCGTCTCGACGGCATTTTCATCCGTTTCGCCCAGCTCCTGTTTGATGGCCTTCATCTGCTGCCGCAGATAATATTCCCGCTGGTTTTTATCGATGTCATCCTTGACTTTGGTCTGGATCTTATTGCCCAGCTCGAGAACTTCCATCTGGTGATTAACCAGGCGGGTCAGCTCTTTGAGGCGCTCTTTCACATCGGCCGTATCCAGCACTTTCTGTTTTTCCTCCACCGGCGCATTAACGATCGACGCGATCAGATCCGCGAGCGTCCCGGCGTCGGTAATGGATTTGGCCATGGGCCCGAACTCCGGCGGCAGAAACGGTGACAGCTTCAGAATACGGTCGAACAATGACAGCAGATTGGCCATCAAGGCTTCTGTTTCTATGTCTTTGACGTCGTTTTCCTCCAGCAGGTTGATGCGCGCCTGTTGATACGGCTTGCCCTCCACAAGTTCCGCAATCGAAAAACGGCTGACACCCTGTAAAAGCAACTGCGTGCGATTTTCCGAGGTCTTGGCCATCTTGATAATCACCGCGCACGTGCCCAC
It includes:
- the lon gene encoding endopeptidase La; the protein is MTQQNGSENKNNYNIPEVIPILPLHNVLVFPKTMIPLEVTGTASVLVDEAMTKDRLVGLIMLKKEPDALNQYAKEDLHAVGTCAVIIKMAKTSENRTQLLLQGVSRFSIAELVEGKPYQQARINLLEENDVKDIETEALMANLLSLFDRILKLSPFLPPEFGPMAKSITDAGTLADLIASIVNAPVEEKQKVLDTADVKERLKELTRLVNHQMEVLELGNKIQTKVKDDIDKNQREYYLRQQMKAIKQELGETDENAVETDEYRKKIEDAHLPEEAQKEATRELERLSRMHPSSAEYTVSSTYLDWVTALPWHVATTDNLDITKARQILDEDHYGLNKPKKRIIEYLAVRKLKPDSKGPILCFVGPPGTGKTSLGHSIARSLGRKFVRIALGGVRDEAEIRGHRRTYIGALPGRIIQALRRAESNNPVFMLDEIDKLGSDFRGDPSSALLEVLDPQQNNSFTDHYLDVPFDLSKVLFIATANMLDTIPPPLLDRLEVIELTGYTQEEKAKIAEKYLIPRQLNENGLTASQFRLTTRALSTIITGYTREAGVRNLEREIANACRGVAAQIAEGHLKTKTVTDQDIHKYLGPVRVPTDLDWRITRPGIAIGLAWTPVGGDMLFIEATAMKGRKGLTLTGQLGDVMKESVSAALSFIRTNAKELGVDPEFFENVDIHIHVPAGATPKDGPSAGVTMLTALMSLITNRKVKKHLAMTGEITLRGAVLPVGGIKEKVLAAYRAGIKTILLPAWNEKDIEDIPANVRKNISFHFMNDMMDVVKMALEPEKEKKTVAAPPPKLKAEGKAKNPQPVAKGKKRKVISRAKGSNPAKKPEKKNQTGLRKTVSKKK